From the genome of Aquila chrysaetos chrysaetos chromosome 12, bAquChr1.4, whole genome shotgun sequence, one region includes:
- the LOC115349107 gene encoding unconventional myosin-Vb-like, translated as MAAGDLYVQGARVWIPDCVEVWRVAEVTRSYKEGDAVLHLRLEDGSALAYPIESQLPPLCNPDCLSGADDLVALSYLHEPAVLHSLRRRFVEANAIYTYCGVILVAINPYKPLPIYEEEVIYAYSGHEIGDMDPHIFALAEEAYKQMVRFGKNQSLIISGESGAGKTASAKYAMRYFTTVGGCLCDSSMEEKVLASSPLMEAFGNARTTRNDNSSRFGKYIEIGFSQARVTGATIKTYLLEKSRVTFHAKAERNYHIFYQLCASAALPELQGLGLRGAESFHYTCQGQCTAAQSTNDVADLDSTRHAFSLLGVPEANQLELFSILAAILHLGNIVVRGRDRRGDGCFVEPADKALGLFCMLLGVEASQVMRWLCHRKLVTAGETYLKPLSRQQALDSRDALAKHMYGQVFRWMVSRVNRALRSPEGHRTSIGILDIYGFEMFELNSFEQFCINYANEKLQQLFNLHVFKLEQEEYVTEEIPWVFVDFCDNQPCIELIEGQLGILDLLNEECKMPQGSDGSWAQKLYRTHLSSSHFQKPKTPTDAFVVCHFAGKVEYQCDGFVEKNRDAVPEELVGLLRASKSALLAELFLEEGDGPTSLQSRRSSGPRMAGRPSRRSLPSSQKSKKSISSQFKASLNRLMEMLGSTTPHYIRCIKPNDAKQPFVFDSRRAVEQLRACGVLETIRISASGYPSRWTYQEFLERYRALVSREELVGTDEKQICSLALERLLQDPSKYQCGKSKVFFRAGQVAYLEELRYRRLRSACVLLQRHLRGWLARRRFRRARTAAVCLQRHARGMLARRFARMLRRTRAAVTLQKTLRMVLARRSYLRVRRAVITIQAFARGMFARRLYQQLVWHQKAVVIQAAVRGWLARTRYTRLRRTVIYLQCCYRRVRACRELRRLRVEARSVEHYKQLHKGMEIKVIQLQCRLDEQAQEKQRLAEQLSGLNTAHAEEVQRLRAEMQQLREDAARDAQVQQLQERLAELEKHSVKSCLGQEVEELKQVGLSVCPGMLLLCWGSRGLSRDLARLAEVEAVKLQLGEERDALIQRMLEQSQDLEEQHRRAARESQGLLQELEEERARYQSLVQEYARLEQGYENLRDEVAFHRQSTLRRSPSTESFLGSESSYLSSMSTAPSRDSSDQQTEASGDTGGDSVVGGLEEGWQPVPEGLQPQPSGEAPLKSSVGQDPFEKAYLLLLGQFNAVNEELARTREELRRSKAPVELEERKPLDFFKRRNIAEMLGLGRSPGKVVVDDDLKHAYDAVQVANRLLASQLREEKQQHEEEVEGLHLDICSLKQLSQQQAALIQDLQRHQGQEGLQRHVLQLKEENWASACTGGRRGASGRVTSLNVGSGVPPEQRCWGPSAWTELGRPDVGPTAQDTAGCDLRSSPPVKREATGPVQKLAASAVVVSQSPVMPSLAGLSQAMLAWRMEDEGRIIKAIITDYKPQSSPGALPDLPAYILFLCFRHADHCCDEPRARSLLDAAINAIKRVMKKHSDDFDLVALWLANTCRLLNCLRQYSQDETYWQGNTVRQNEHRLQNVDPQSSCCSLGALAVQLYQQLIRTAEKRLKPMIVAAMLESEPIQGLSSSCPPGHRRSSAAPAHTLPELLQQLGSFRAALDLHGLAPSVGHQVLRQLFFLISGTTLNYLLLRKDTCSWSCGIQLRYNISQLEQWLRAEGLQQSGACEVLEPLVQAAQLLQVKKVTEEDAGALCSLCTVLSTQQVVKILRAYTPAVGLEERISPSFISSVEKKLQDQYGGGPSQLLVDTSHLFPVHLPFTTSPLHLDELRIPDALNLAFLVRL; from the exons ATGGCTGCGGGGGACTTGTATGTGCAG GGTGCCCGGGTGTGGATCCCTGACTGTGTCGAAGTCTGGAGGGTGGCAGAAGTAACCAGAAGCTACAAGGAAGGAGATGCCGTTCTCCATCTCCGCCTGGAAGATGGCTCG GCACTGGCCTACCCCATCGAGTCCCAGCTGCCACCTCTCTGCAACCCCGACTGCCTCTCAGGCGCCGATGACCTGGTGGCCCTGAGCTACCTGCATGAGCCAGCTGTGCTGCACTCGCTCCGCCGGCGCTTCGTGGAGGCTAATGCCATCTACACCTACTGCG GTGTCATCCTCGTCGCTATCAACCCCTACAAGCCGTTGCCCATCTATGAGGAGGAGGTGATTTACGCCTACAGTGGCCACGAAATTGGGGACATGGATCCCCACATCTTTGCTTTGGCAGAGGAGGCGTACAAGCAGATGGTGAG GTTTGGGAAGAACCAGTCCCTCATCATCAGCGGTGAGTCAGGTGCAGGGAAGACTGCATCGGCCAAGTATGCCATGAGATACTTCACCACTGTTGGGGGCTGCCTGTGCGACTCCAGCATGGAGGAGAAGGTGCTGGCCTCCAGTCCCCTCATGGAG gccTTTGGGAATGCAAGGACAACCAGGAACGACAACAGTAGTCGCTTTGGGAAGTACATCGAAATCGGCTTCAGCCAAGCACGTGTCACAGGGGCCACCATCAAAACCTACCTGCTGGAGAAGTCCCGTGTCACCTTCCAT GCGAAAGCAGAGAGGAACTACCACATCTTCTACCAGCTCTGTGCCTCGGCCGCCCTGCCTGAGCTCCAGGGCCTGGGTCTCC GTGGGGCAGAGTCCTTCCACTACACCTGCCAGGGCCAGTGCACTGCCGCCCAGAGCACCAACGACGTGGCTGACTTGGACAGCACGCGGCATGCCTTCTCGCTCCTGG GTGTCCCTGAGGCCAACCAGCTGGAGCTATTCAGCATCCTGGCTGCCATCCTGCACCTAGGCAACATTGTGGTCAGAGGGAGGGACCGCCGTGGGGATGGCTGCTTCGTGGAG CCTGCTGATAAGGCCCTAGGGCTGTTCTGCATGCTGCTGGGCGTGGAGGCATCGCAGGTGATGCGCTGGCTCTGCCACCGCAAGCTGGTCACTGCTGGTGAGACCTACCTGAAGCCCCTCTCCAGGCAGCAGGCGCTCGACTCCCGGGATGCCTTGGCCAAGCATATGTATGGGCAGGTCTTCAGGTGGATGGTGAGCAGGGTCAACCGTGCCCTGCGGTCACCGGAGGGCCACCGTACCTCCATTGGCATTTTGGACATCTATGG GTTTGAGATGTTTGAGCTCAACAGCTTTGAGCAGTTCTGCATCAACTATGCCAATgagaagctgcagcagctcttcaaCCTG cacGTCTtcaagctggagcaggaggagtaTGTGACTGAGGAGATCCCTTGGGTCTTTGTCGACTTCTGTGACAACCAGCCATGCATTGAGCTCATCGAAGGCCAGCTTGGCATCCTGGACCTGTTGAATGAGGAGTGCAAG ATGCCTCAAGGCAGTGATGGGAGCTGGGCCCAGAAGCTTTATCGGACCCATCTCAGCAGCTCCCACTTCCAGAAGCCCAAGACGCCCACGGATGCTTTCGTTGTCTGCCACTTCGCTGGCAAG GTGGAATACCAGTGTGATGGGTTTGTGGAGAAGAACAGGGATGCTGTGCCCGAGGAGCTGGTGGGGCTGCTGCGAGCCAGCAAG tCTGCCCTGCTTGCTGAGCTCTTCCTGGAAGAAGGGGATGGCCCCACGTCCCTGCAGTCCCGCAGGTCCAGTGGGCCCAGGATGGCTGGTCGCCCTAGCCGCAGATCGCTGCCCAGCAGCCAAAAGAGCAAGAAGTCCATCTCCAGCCAG TTCAAAGCCTCCCTGAACCGGCTGATGGAGATGCTGGGCAGCACCACACCGCACTACATCCGCTGCATCAAACCCAACGATGCCAAGCAGCCCTTTGT GTTTGACTCTAGGCGAGCAGTGGAGCAGCTACGAGCCTGTGGGGTCCTGGAGACCATCCGGATCAGTGCCTCAGGCTACCCCTCCAG GTGGACGTATCAGGAGTTCTTAGAGAGGTACAGGGCTCTGgtgagcagagaggagctggtgGGCACTGATGAGAAGCAGATCTGCAGCCTTGCCCTTGAGAGACTGCTTCAA GACCCCAGCAAGTACCAGTGTGGGAAGAGCAAGGTGTTTTTCCGGGCCGGCCAAGTAGCTTACCTGGAAGAGCTGCGGTACCGCCGGCTGAGGTCAGCCTGCgtcctgctgcagaggcacCTGCGGGGCTGGCTGGCACGGAGGCGCTTTCGACGGGCACGCACCGCGGCAGTCTGCCTGCAGCGCCATGCGCGGGGCATGTTGGCCCGGAG GTTTGCCAGGATGCTGCGAAGGACCAGGGCTGCCGTGACGCTGCAGAAGACCCTGAGGATGGTTCTGGCCCGGCGCTCCTACCTACGCGTGCGCCGGGCTGTCATCACCATCCAAGCCTTTGCCCGGGGCATGTTTGCCCGGCGTCTTTACCAACAG TTGGTGTGGCATCAGAAAGCTGTGGTGATACAGGCTGCTGTCAGGGGCTGGCTGGCCCGGACCCGCTACACCCGCCTGCGTAGGACTGTCATCTACCTGCAGTGCTGCTACCGCCGGGTGCGGGCATGCCGGGAGCTGCGGCGGCTGCGTGTCGAGGCACGCTCGGTCGAGCACTACAAGCAGCTGCACAAGGGCATGGAGATCAAGGTGATACAGCTGCAGTGCAGGCTGGATgagcag GCCCAGGAGAAGCAGCGGCTGGCGGAACAGCTCTCGGGGCTGAACACTGCCCATGCCGAGGAGGTGCAGCGCCTGCGGGCCGAGATGCAGCAGCTGAGAGAGGATGCAGCCCGCGATGCCCAggtccagcagctgcaggaacGGCTGGCCGAGCTGGAGAAGCACAGTGTGAAGAGCTGCCTGGGCCAGGAGGTTGAGGAGCTCAAGCAGGTcggtctgtctgtctgtccaggGATGCTCTTGCTCTGCTGGGGCTCCAGGGGTCTCTCCAGGGACCTGGCA CGCTTGGCAGAGGTGGAAGCCGTGAAGctgcagctgggggaagagagggatgCCCTGATCCAGCGCATGTTGGAGCAGTCGCAGGATCTGGAAG AGCAGCACCGGCGTGCGGCGCGGGagagccaggggctgctgcaggagctggaggaggagcgGGCGCGCTACCAGAGCCTGGTGCAGGAGTACGCCCGCCTGGAGCAGGGCTACGAGAACCTGCGGGATGAAGTGGCCTTCCACAGG CAAAGCACCTTGAGACGGTCCCCTTCGACGGAGAGCTTCTTGGGCTCCGAGAGCAGCTACTTGTCCTCCATGTCTACAGCTCCCTCACGAGACAGCTCCGACCAGCAGACTGAGGCTAGTGGTGACACTGGTGGGGACAGTGTGGTGGGG gggctggaggagggctGGCAGCCGGTGCCAGAGGGGCTGCAGCCACAGCCCAGTGGTGAGGCACCGCTGAAGAGCAGCGTGGGCCAGGATCCCTTCGAGAAGGCGTATCTGCTCCTCCTGGGGCAGTTCAATGCTGTTAACGAGGAGCTGGCCCGGACCCGGGAGGAGCTGCGGAGGTCCAAGGCCCCcgtggagctggaggagaggaaaccGTTGGACTTCTTCAAGCGCAGG AACATAGCTGagatgctggggctgggcaggagcccAGGGAAGGTGGTAGTGGATGATGACTTGAAGCATGCATATGATGCGGTGCAGGTTGCCAACAG GCTGCTGGCGAGTCAGCTGcgggaggagaagcagcagcacgAGGAGGAGGTAGAAGGGCTGCACCTCGATATCTGCTCGCTCAAGCAGCtgagccagcagcaggcagccctcATCCAGGACCTGCAGCGGCaccaggggcaggaggggctgcagcGTCATGTCCTGCAGCTCAAGGAGGAGAACTGG GCAAGTGCCTGCACAGGAGGGAGGCGTGGGGCTAGCGGGAGGGTCACTAGCCTCAACGTGGGGAGCGGAGTCCCCCCTGAACAGAGATGCTGGGGACCATCTGCTTGGACTGAGCTGGGGCGACCTGATGTGGGTCCCACAGCCCAGGACACAGCAGGATGTGACCTGCGTTCCTCTCCCCCAGTGAAGAGAGAGGCTACTGGGCCAGTGCAGAAGTTGGCAGCATCTGCTGTGGTCGTGTCCCAGTCCCCCGTGATGCCATCCCTGGCTGGGCTGTCCCAGGCCATGCTAGCGTGGAGGATGGAGGACGAAGGGCGCATTATCAAGGCCATCATTACAG ACTACAAACCGCAGAGCAGCCCCGGAGCGCTCCCAGACCTGCCAGCCTACattctcttcctctgtttccGGCACGCGGACCACTGCTGTGACGAGCCACGGGCCCGCTCGCTCCTGGATGCGGCCATCAACGCCATCAAAAGGGTCATGAAG AAGCACAGCGATGACTTTGACCTGGTGGCACTCTGGCTCGCCAACACCTGCCGGCTCCTGAACTGCCTGCGCCAGTATAGCCAGGATGAG ACCTACTGGCAGGGGAATACGGTGCGGCAGAATGAGCATCGCCTGCAGAACGTGGACCCTcagagctcctgctgcagcctgggtgCCCTGGCTGTCCAGCTCTACCAGCAGCTCATCCGCACTGCTGAGAAGCGCCTCAAACCCATGATTG TTGCTGCAATGCTGGAGAGCGAGCCCATTCAGGGCttgtcctcctcctgccctcctggccACCGCCGGTCCTcggcagcccctgcccacaccctgcctgagctgctgcagcagctgggctccTTCCGTGCAGCGctggacctccatgggctggcCCCCAGCGTGGGGCACCAGGTTCTGCGCcagctcttcttcctcatcAGCGGCACCACCCTCAACTACCTGCTGCTGAGAAAGGACACGTGCTCCTGGAGCTGTGGCATCCAGCTCAG GTACAACATCAGCCAGTTGGAGCAGTGGCTgcgggcagaggggctgcagcagagtGGGGCCTGTGAGGTGTTGGAGCCCCTGGTCCaagctgcccagctgctgcaggtgaAGAAGGTGACAGAGGAGGATGCTGGAgctctctgcagcctgtgcaCGGTGCTGTCGACCCAGCAG GTTGTGAAGATCCTCCGGGCTTACACCCCAGCTGTCGGGCTGGAGGAGCGCATCAGCCCCAGCTTTATCAGCAGCGTTGAG aaaaagctgcaggacCAGTATGGAGGGGGACCCAGCCAGCTCCTGGTGGATACCAGCCACCTCTTCCCTGTGCACCTGCCCTTCACCACCTCCCCCCTGCATCTGGATGAGCTCCGCATCCCTGATGCCCTCAACCTGGCCTTCCTTGTCCGTCTCTGA